The following are from one region of the Jatrophihabitans telluris genome:
- a CDS encoding S-(hydroxymethyl)mycothiol dehydrogenase: MASVVKGVIARSVSQPVELVDIVVPDPGPGEAVVKVQACGVCHTDLHYREGGINDEFPFLLGHEAAGVVESVGEGVSDLAPGDFVILNWRAVCGQCRACRRGRPWYCFNTHNARQKMTLTDGTELSPALGIGAFAEKTLVAAGQCTKVDPAAPATVAGLLGCGVMAGIGAAINTGAVGRGDSIAVIGCGGVGSAAIAGARLAGAGRIIGIDLDDRKLADARELGATHTINSTGLDTDAVVAAIQELTGGFGADVVVDAVGRPETYRQAFYGRDLAGTVVLVGVPTPELTLELPLIDVFGRGGALKSSWYGDCLPGRDFPVLIELFLQGRLPLDRFVSETIGLSDIEAAFTKMHHGDVLRSVVVL, translated from the coding sequence ATGGCATCCGTGGTCAAAGGCGTCATCGCCCGTTCCGTCTCCCAGCCCGTCGAACTCGTCGACATCGTCGTCCCCGATCCCGGCCCCGGGGAGGCCGTGGTCAAGGTCCAGGCCTGCGGGGTGTGCCACACCGACCTGCACTACCGCGAGGGCGGCATCAACGACGAGTTCCCCTTCCTGCTGGGACACGAGGCCGCCGGGGTGGTCGAGTCCGTTGGTGAGGGCGTGTCCGATCTCGCGCCGGGTGACTTCGTCATCCTCAACTGGCGTGCGGTGTGCGGGCAGTGCCGAGCGTGCCGACGAGGCCGTCCCTGGTACTGCTTCAACACCCACAACGCGCGTCAGAAGATGACCCTGACCGACGGCACGGAACTCTCGCCGGCGCTGGGCATCGGCGCCTTCGCCGAGAAGACTCTCGTCGCGGCCGGACAGTGCACCAAGGTGGATCCGGCCGCTCCGGCGACGGTGGCCGGACTGCTCGGCTGTGGCGTGATGGCTGGGATCGGGGCCGCCATCAACACGGGAGCAGTGGGCCGGGGTGACTCGATCGCGGTCATCGGCTGCGGCGGGGTCGGCTCGGCGGCGATCGCCGGTGCGCGCCTGGCCGGAGCGGGACGGATCATCGGCATCGATCTCGACGACCGCAAGCTGGCCGATGCCCGCGAGCTCGGCGCGACGCACACGATCAACTCCACCGGCCTGGACACCGACGCCGTGGTCGCTGCCATCCAAGAACTGACCGGCGGGTTCGGTGCCGACGTCGTCGTCGACGCCGTCGGCCGGCCGGAAACGTACCGGCAGGCCTTCTACGGCCGGGACCTGGCTGGGACCGTGGTCCTGGTCGGCGTGCCCACACCCGAGCTGACGCTGGAACTTCCGCTCATCGATGTCTTCGGCCGTGGTGGTGCGCTGAAGTCCTCGTGGTACGGCGACTGCCTGCCCGGTCGGGACTTCCCCGTCCTGATCGAGCTGTTCCTGCAGGGCCGGCTGCCACTCGACCGGTTCGTGAGCGAGACCATCGGGCTGTCCGACATCGAGGCCGCATTCACCAAGATGCACCATGGCGATGTGCTGCGTTCGGTGGTCGTCCTGTGA
- a CDS encoding citrate synthase, with product MTDTATSVDAAVLHPSSGDDLPLPIIPASEGASGADVSKLLAKTGLVTYDPGFANTASCASAITYIDGDAGILRYRGYPIEELAEHSTFAEVSYLLIYGELPTADELQAFTGRISRHTLLHEDLKLFFNGFPRDAHPMPVLSSAVSALSTFYQDSLDPFNDEQVDLSTIRLLAKLPTIAAYAYKKSVGQPFLYPDNSLGLVENFLRMTFGFPAEPYEADPAVVRALDLLFILHADHEQNCSTSTVRLVGSSNANLFASVSAGINALFGPLHGGANSAVLEMLEGIRDDGGDVKKFVERVKAKEDGVKLMGFGHRVYKNYDPRAAIIKKTADDVLSAMGKRDDLLDIAIELEGYALSDEYFVSRRLYPNVDFYTGLLYRAMGFPTKMFTVLFAIGRLPGWIAQWHEMINDPQTKIGRPRQLYTGPTTRSYVPADQR from the coding sequence ATGACGGACACCGCCACAAGCGTCGACGCCGCCGTATTACACCCGTCCTCCGGCGACGACCTGCCGCTGCCGATCATCCCGGCCAGCGAGGGCGCATCGGGCGCGGACGTAAGCAAGTTGCTGGCCAAGACCGGGCTGGTGACCTACGACCCGGGATTCGCGAACACCGCGTCGTGTGCCTCGGCGATCACGTACATCGACGGCGACGCCGGCATTCTGCGCTATCGCGGGTACCCGATCGAGGAACTGGCCGAGCACTCCACGTTCGCCGAGGTGTCCTACCTGCTGATCTACGGCGAGCTCCCCACCGCTGACGAACTCCAGGCCTTCACCGGCCGCATCTCCCGGCACACGCTGCTGCACGAGGACCTGAAGCTGTTCTTCAACGGCTTCCCGCGTGACGCTCACCCGATGCCGGTGCTGTCCTCGGCTGTGTCGGCGCTGTCGACCTTCTACCAGGACTCGCTGGATCCGTTCAACGACGAGCAGGTGGACCTGTCCACCATCCGACTCCTGGCCAAGCTGCCTACCATCGCCGCCTACGCCTACAAGAAATCGGTCGGTCAGCCGTTCCTCTACCCGGACAACTCCCTCGGTCTGGTCGAGAACTTCCTGCGGATGACCTTCGGCTTCCCGGCTGAGCCGTACGAGGCCGATCCCGCCGTGGTGCGGGCCCTCGATCTACTGTTCATCCTGCATGCCGACCACGAGCAGAACTGCTCGACCTCGACCGTGCGGTTGGTGGGTTCGTCCAACGCGAACCTGTTCGCCTCGGTCTCGGCGGGAATCAACGCCTTGTTCGGTCCGCTGCACGGCGGTGCGAACTCTGCGGTGCTGGAGATGCTCGAAGGCATCCGCGACGACGGCGGCGACGTGAAGAAGTTCGTCGAGCGCGTCAAGGCGAAGGAAGACGGCGTGAAGCTGATGGGCTTCGGACACCGGGTCTACAAGAACTACGACCCGCGCGCTGCGATCATCAAGAAGACCGCCGACGACGTGCTCTCGGCGATGGGCAAGCGCGACGACCTGCTCGACATCGCGATCGAGCTGGAGGGTTACGCCTTGTCCGACGAGTACTTCGTCTCCCGCAGGCTGTACCCGAACGTCGACTTCTACACCGGTCTGCTCTACCGGGCGATGGGCTTCCCGACCAAGATGTTCACGGTGCTGTTCGCGATCGGGCGGCTGCCGGGTTGGATCGCCCAGTGGCACGAGATGATCAACGACCCGCAGACCAAGATCGGTCGGCCGCGCCAGCTCTACACAGGCCCCACGACGCGTTCCTACGTCCCGGCCGACCAGCGCTGA